The following are from one region of the Penaeus monodon isolate SGIC_2016 chromosome 19, NSTDA_Pmon_1, whole genome shotgun sequence genome:
- the LOC119585324 gene encoding LOW QUALITY PROTEIN: glycine receptor subunit alpha-2-like (The sequence of the model RefSeq protein was modified relative to this genomic sequence to represent the inferred CDS: inserted 1 base in 1 codon), with amino-acid sequence MQQQRVDLLLTACSEDKYTCGDGACISKHRRCNSVADCSDNKDEFNCSVLSIPTGYRKERPPTAPSGGPLEVELVIGISSIKKFDLVDFKIIFNARVTLKWRDARVTYLSLQDDYYINRVKDHRSIWKPLLFIRDEVGIVSFEFPRSALYVNRTSDPILDDDQILTESYAFSGATNVLVHEQEGSLTIMSLQPTQASAVRFDGRRELLEYELLRERLEILAKRNVSYAKVQFVFKNRYVYYIGNAFTPSLMMVIICFLTFHFDLQDFQDRIMVSLTSLLVLVTFFSQTSQSIPKTSYVKLIDAWYLALIAEDLLAIVALVYIERMRLGEKKIISKEKRERLYLVSKPAKMNKVFLFIFPTSXVLLLSYFVFMSVSNFFGLNRERKFSCSALCGTVRF; translated from the exons ATGCAACAGCAAAGA GTTGATCTGCTGCTGACGGCGTGCAGTGAAGACAAATACACTTGCGGTGATGGGGCGTGCATCAGCAAGCACCGCCGCTGCAACTCGGTTGCCGACTGTTCCGATAACAAAGACGAGTTTAACTGCAGCGTACTGAGCATCCCGACAGGCTACCGCAAAGAGCGACCTCCCACGGCACCGTCAGGAGGACCTCTTGAAGTCGAGCTGGTCATCGGCATCTCCTCTATCAAGAAGTTCGACCTCGTGGACTTCAAAATCATCTTCAACGCTAGAGTGACTCTGAAGTGGCGTGACGCGAGAGTGACTTACCTCAGTCTGcaggatgattattatataaacagGGTGAAGGATCATCGGTCCATTTGGAAGCCCCTCCTCTTTATAAGAGACGAAGTAGGAATCGTAAGTTTTGAGTTCCCTCGGTCGGCTCTGTATGTTAACCGAACCTCCGACCCGATACTGGATGACGACCAAATACTGACAGAAA GTTATGCTTTCAGCGGAGCTACCAACGTTTTGGTACACGAGCAAGAAGGATCTCTGACAATAATGTCACTACAACCTACACAG gcCTCCGCTGTCCGCTTCGATGGGCGGAGAGAACTGCTAGAATACGAACTTCTCAGAGAAAGACTAGAAATCCTCGCCAAACGCAATGTCAGTTATGCCAAG GTGCAGTTTGTGTTTAAGAATCGTTACGTGTACTACATTGGGAATGCTTTTACACCGAgtctgatgatggtgataatctgCTTCCTGACGTTCCATTTTGATCTCCAGGATTTCCAG GATCGCATAATGGTGTCCCTGACCTCGCTCCTCGTCCTGGTCACCTTCTTCAGTCAGACGAGCCAGTCCATCCCCAAGACGTCCTACGTCAAGCTCATCGACGCCTGGTACTTGGCTCTCATCGCGGAGGACTTGCTGGCGATCGTGGCGCTGGTGTACATAGAGAGGATGCGCTTGGGGGAGAAGAAAATCATTTCCAAAGAAAAACGCGAACGACTGTACCTTGTTTCTAAACCGGCTAAGATGAATAAGGTCTTCTTGTTCATCTTCCCGACGT CTGTTCTTCttctatcttattttgttttcatgtctGTATCCAATTTTTTCGGGTTGAATCGGGAAAGAAAATTCAGTTGTTCTGCACTCTGTGGAACTGttagattttga